In the genome of Dermacentor andersoni chromosome 3, qqDerAnde1_hic_scaffold, whole genome shotgun sequence, one region contains:
- the LOC126520677 gene encoding ubiquitin-conjugating enzyme E2 Z-like: MARPTQNYLDNVKKEEPTPQCLQRVQRDLVEFHADPPQGVFVVPEDSDMSVLHAIVVGPWGTPLEGGLFHLQLKCPPDYPMRPPRVRFLTGAGKVSFNSHIRGEHICLSLLGTAPNGPSWSSALSIGSLLVSIQSFLADGAMEIMRHNAIRVAVCDTLEVCLQETSEPPMPPALTQKVLKYFAENYAKYEDAVQAQINSWGVFSLILGVAYGSYEPLLKRLRDIKKKIDEKNVTATGQQNNE, from the coding sequence ATGGCCCGACCAACGCAAAATTACTTGGACAACGTTAAGAAGGAGGAGCCGACGCCACAGTGCTTGCAGAGGGTGCAGCGGGACCTGGTGGAGTTCCACGCCGACCCCCCGCAGGGAGTGTTCGTCGTCCCGGAAGATAGCGACATGAGCGTGCTGCACGCCATCGTCGTGGGCCCCTGGGGCACGCCCCTCGAAGGTGGCCTCTTCCACCTACAGTTGAAGTGCCCGCCCGACTACCCGATGCGGCCGCCTCGTGTGCGTTTCCTGACTGGCGCTGGAAAAGTATCCTTCAACTCGCACATCCGCGGCGAGCACATCTGCCTCAGCCTACTAGGCACGGCTCCTAATGGACCGAGTTGGAGTTCTGCCCTGAGCATCGGCAGCCTGCTCGTCTCCATACAGTCCTTCCTGGCCGACGGCGCAATGGAGATCATGCGCCACAACGCGATTAGGGTCGCTGTATGTGACACGCTCGAAGTCTGCTTACAAGAAACATCCGAGCCTCCTATGCCACCAGCTCTCACGCAGAAGGTCCTCAAGTACTTCGCCGAAAACTACGCAAAGTACGAGGACGCGGTCCAGGCGCAGATTAACTCCTGGGGAGTATTCTCGTTGATTTTGGGTGTCGCGTACGGCAGTTACGAACCactgctgaagcgacttcgcgaCATCAAGAAGAAGATTGACGAGAAGAACGTGACGGCCACCGGGCAACAAAACAACGAGTGA